The Streptomyces sp. HUAS CB01 genome has a segment encoding these proteins:
- a CDS encoding PucR family transcriptional regulator encodes METQGGITVQRAIELPALRGGLPEVVAGADRLNRTVRWVHAGEVPNIASLLKGGELLLTTGLGLGTRPAEQRAFVHRLADRGIAALVVELGPRFTRLPASIVEAARTAGLPLIQLHREVPFVSVTEEVHTEIVNGHYALLQQAEEVYRQCTQALLEGGGIPQVLRLLADFTANPVFLETADGRLLYAAGTGTGPAAADPLQVWEGLRGQRSAREAGPPSGSVLVDVPGGGLGAGAVRARLVLLAASGPLLPVHRMAAERAAGVLAVVLMQARQEEELAARGRGDFLTDLAEGRIAADDAPAQAKVLGFRPGDGPLLPVVMRLAPELSPSGNWALLARAVLEELASVGVPVLLGVRPVEGRVPLLLGLRSESERTAVADRVAAALRAGLERAGMAGAPRAGVHPPVVVVGVPGGWAAASAGLRHAAETAAAAQGLPDRPWYDARRLDIDLLLWRLRDHPDLAAFVGRAVGPLLEHDRTSRPPLLPTLQTFLAHAGRKAETARELHLNRQTLYNRLARISELLGTDLDDPQTVLALSLALRARRHTL; translated from the coding sequence ATGGAAACACAGGGCGGGATCACGGTGCAGCGGGCGATCGAACTGCCCGCGCTGCGCGGCGGGCTCCCGGAGGTCGTCGCCGGAGCGGACCGGCTGAACCGCACCGTGCGCTGGGTGCACGCCGGCGAGGTGCCCAACATCGCCTCGCTGCTCAAGGGCGGCGAGCTGCTGCTGACGACGGGGCTCGGTCTGGGCACCCGGCCGGCCGAGCAGCGCGCCTTCGTCCACCGGCTCGCGGACCGGGGCATCGCGGCGCTCGTCGTGGAACTCGGCCCCCGTTTCACCCGGCTCCCCGCGAGTATCGTCGAGGCCGCCAGGACGGCCGGACTGCCGCTGATCCAGCTCCATCGAGAGGTCCCCTTCGTCTCGGTGACCGAGGAGGTCCACACCGAGATCGTCAACGGGCACTACGCCCTGCTCCAGCAGGCGGAAGAGGTGTACCGGCAGTGCACCCAGGCCCTCCTCGAGGGCGGCGGGATCCCCCAGGTACTGCGCCTCCTGGCCGACTTCACCGCCAACCCGGTGTTCCTGGAGACCGCCGACGGCCGGCTGCTGTACGCCGCGGGCACCGGCACCGGTCCGGCCGCGGCGGATCCGCTGCAGGTGTGGGAGGGGCTGCGCGGCCAGCGGTCGGCGCGGGAGGCGGGACCACCGTCGGGATCGGTGCTCGTGGACGTGCCCGGCGGCGGGCTCGGGGCCGGGGCGGTCCGGGCGCGCCTCGTACTGCTCGCCGCGTCCGGGCCGCTCCTCCCGGTGCACCGCATGGCGGCCGAGCGGGCGGCCGGGGTGCTCGCGGTCGTCCTCATGCAGGCCCGGCAGGAGGAGGAGCTGGCGGCGCGCGGCCGCGGCGACTTCCTCACGGATCTCGCCGAGGGCCGCATCGCGGCCGACGACGCGCCCGCCCAGGCGAAGGTCCTGGGCTTCCGGCCCGGCGACGGTCCGCTGCTGCCGGTGGTGATGCGGCTCGCGCCCGAGCTCTCCCCGTCGGGCAACTGGGCGCTGCTGGCCCGGGCGGTGCTGGAGGAGCTGGCCTCGGTCGGGGTTCCGGTACTCCTCGGGGTGCGCCCCGTCGAGGGCCGGGTGCCGCTGCTGCTGGGGCTGCGCTCGGAGTCGGAGCGTACGGCCGTGGCCGACCGCGTCGCGGCCGCGCTGCGCGCCGGCCTGGAACGGGCCGGGATGGCGGGTGCGCCCCGGGCCGGGGTCCATCCGCCGGTGGTCGTGGTCGGCGTCCCCGGCGGCTGGGCGGCGGCCTCGGCGGGCCTGCGGCACGCGGCGGAGACCGCGGCGGCGGCTCAGGGACTGCCCGACCGTCCCTGGTACGACGCCCGCCGCCTCGACATCGACCTGCTGCTGTGGCGGCTGCGGGACCACCCGGACCTCGCCGCTTTCGTGGGCCGCGCGGTCGGCCCGCTCCTGGAGCACGACCGCACGTCCCGCCCGCCGTTGCTGCCCACCCTCCAGACGTTCCTCGCCCATGCGGGCCGCAAGGCGGAGACGGCCCGTGAACTCCATCTCAACCGACAGACCCTCTACAACCGCCTGGCCCGCATCTCCGAACTCCTCGGCACCGATCTGGACGACCCCCAGACGGTCCTGGCCCTCTCCCTGGCCCTGCGCGCCCGCCGCCACACTCTGTGA
- the recN gene encoding DNA repair protein RecN — translation MRIRSLGVIDDAVVELSPGFTAVTGETGAGKTMVVTSLGLLLGGRADPALVRIGAKSAVVEGRVTVPADASVAVRAEEAGAELDDGALLISRTISAEGRSRAHLGGRSVPVGMLTELADELVAVHGQTDQQGLLKAARQRQALDRYAGDAVAGPHAKYVAAYRRLKAVSAELAELTTRARERAQEADLLRFGLNEVAAVEPRAGEDVELAAEAERLGHAEALASAASVARAALAGNPEDPEGVDATTLVAGAGRALDAVRAHDPALAALADRMGEISILLGDVAGELAGYADDLDADPLRLAAVEERRAALGALTRKYGEDVNAVLAWAEEGAGRLTELEGDDDRIGELTAERDALRAELSGLAQALTDARTAAAARFAEAVTAELAHLAMPHARVTIAIRQTDDPEGVEVNGRTVAYTSSGADEVELLLAPHPGAQPRPIAKGASGGELSRVMLAVEVVFAGTDPVPTYLFDEVDAGVGGKAAVEIGRRLAKLAKTAQVVVVTHLPQVAAFADRQLLVEKTNDGSVTRSGVTVLEGEDRVRELSRMLAGQEDSETARAHAEELLATARAEV, via the coding sequence ATGCGGATACGGTCGCTCGGGGTCATCGACGACGCCGTCGTCGAGCTGTCGCCGGGGTTCACGGCGGTCACGGGTGAGACCGGTGCGGGCAAGACCATGGTCGTCACCAGCCTCGGGCTGCTGCTCGGCGGGCGCGCCGACCCCGCCCTCGTACGGATCGGCGCCAAGTCGGCCGTCGTGGAGGGGCGGGTCACCGTACCCGCCGACGCCTCCGTGGCCGTGCGGGCCGAGGAGGCCGGTGCCGAACTCGACGACGGGGCGCTGCTGATCAGCCGTACGATCTCCGCGGAGGGCCGCTCCCGGGCGCACCTCGGCGGGCGCTCCGTGCCGGTCGGCATGCTCACCGAGCTGGCCGACGAGCTCGTCGCCGTCCACGGGCAGACCGACCAGCAGGGGCTCCTGAAGGCGGCTCGCCAGCGGCAGGCACTGGATCGGTACGCGGGCGACGCGGTCGCCGGACCGCACGCCAAGTACGTGGCCGCGTACCGGCGGCTGAAGGCCGTCTCCGCCGAGCTGGCAGAGCTCACCACCCGTGCCCGTGAACGCGCCCAGGAAGCCGATCTGCTGCGCTTCGGGCTGAACGAGGTCGCGGCCGTGGAACCGAGGGCGGGCGAGGACGTGGAGCTGGCCGCCGAGGCCGAGCGGCTGGGGCACGCCGAGGCCCTCGCCTCCGCCGCGTCCGTGGCGCGCGCGGCGCTCGCCGGTAACCCGGAGGACCCGGAGGGCGTCGACGCGACGACCCTCGTCGCCGGCGCCGGCCGGGCCCTGGACGCCGTTCGGGCCCACGACCCCGCGCTGGCCGCGCTCGCCGACCGGATGGGCGAGATCTCCATCCTGCTCGGCGACGTGGCGGGCGAACTCGCCGGATACGCGGACGACCTCGACGCCGATCCGCTGCGGCTCGCGGCGGTCGAGGAACGGCGGGCCGCGCTCGGGGCGCTCACCCGCAAGTACGGCGAGGACGTCAACGCCGTCCTGGCCTGGGCCGAGGAAGGCGCCGGCCGGCTCACCGAGCTGGAGGGCGACGACGACCGGATCGGCGAGCTGACGGCGGAGCGCGACGCGCTGCGCGCCGAACTGTCCGGTCTCGCCCAGGCACTGACGGACGCCCGTACGGCGGCCGCGGCCCGGTTCGCGGAGGCGGTGACGGCGGAGCTGGCGCATCTCGCGATGCCGCACGCGCGCGTCACCATCGCCATCCGCCAGACCGACGACCCCGAGGGGGTCGAGGTCAACGGGCGCACCGTCGCGTACACCTCGTCGGGAGCGGACGAGGTGGAGCTGCTGCTCGCGCCGCACCCGGGCGCCCAGCCGCGGCCGATCGCCAAGGGCGCGTCCGGCGGTGAGCTCTCGCGGGTGATGCTGGCGGTGGAGGTCGTCTTCGCGGGGACCGACCCGGTGCCGACGTACCTCTTCGACGAGGTCGACGCGGGAGTCGGCGGCAAGGCGGCCGTGGAGATCGGCCGGCGCCTCGCCAAGCTCGCCAAGACCGCGCAGGTCGTCGTGGTGACCCACCTTCCGCAGGTCGCGGCGTTCGCCGACCGGCAGCTGCTGGTCGAGAAGACGAACGACGGATCGGTGACCCGGTCCGGCGTCACGGTCCTGGAGGGTGAGGACCGGGTGCGCGAGCTGTCGCGGATGCTCGCGGGCCAGGAGGACTCGGAGACGGCGCGGGCGCACGCGGAGGAACTGCTGGCGACGGCGCGCGCGGAGGTCTGA
- a CDS encoding FAD-binding oxidoreductase: MAPQPFAEPALTGLRASLAGEAITPGDAGYDEARALFNAMIDRRPSVIVQCESAADVATAIRFAREHDLEPAVRGGGHGVAGPATTDGGLVIDLRRMHAVTVDPDARTARAGGGATMSDLDRATQPYALATTGGRASTTGLGGFTLGGGSGWLERKFGLACDNLLAVDLVTADGTEVHASEEENPELFWALHGGGGNFGVATSLTLRLHPLPAMSVAFLFFPAARAAEVLPVYRDLLESAPDEMGGGFICLTGPPEDFMPGHLVGRAVALALVTYAGTEPELRKAAAPLLGLGHEAEVLMELPYAELQCMIDDPPGLRNYWSAEYLRALPDPAVDVFCARTDSMIVPSNSQHILFPMGGALGRGDPGWPLPWRTAAWVLHPFGIWEDPADDERGRQWVRDARADVMPWSVGQVYLNFIGDEGRDRVVAGFGAENYRRLAAVKAAYDPDNVFRRNHNIKPG; encoded by the coding sequence ATGGCGCCCCAACCGTTCGCGGAGCCGGCCCTGACGGGACTCCGCGCATCCCTGGCCGGTGAGGCCATCACCCCGGGCGACGCCGGTTACGACGAGGCCCGGGCGCTCTTCAACGCAATGATCGACCGACGGCCCTCGGTGATCGTCCAGTGCGAGTCCGCGGCCGACGTCGCGACGGCGATCCGCTTCGCCCGCGAACACGATCTCGAACCGGCCGTCCGCGGTGGCGGCCACGGCGTCGCCGGGCCGGCGACCACCGACGGCGGCCTCGTGATCGATCTGCGGCGCATGCACGCCGTCACGGTGGACCCGGACGCCCGTACCGCCCGTGCCGGCGGCGGCGCCACCATGAGCGATCTGGACCGGGCCACCCAGCCGTACGCGCTGGCCACCACGGGCGGACGGGCCTCCACCACCGGTCTGGGCGGCTTCACGCTCGGCGGCGGATCGGGCTGGCTGGAGCGGAAGTTCGGCCTCGCCTGCGACAACCTCCTGGCCGTGGACCTGGTGACGGCAGACGGCACCGAGGTGCACGCGAGCGAGGAGGAGAACCCGGAGCTGTTCTGGGCCCTGCACGGCGGCGGCGGGAACTTCGGCGTGGCCACGTCGCTGACGCTGCGGCTGCACCCGCTGCCCGCCATGTCCGTCGCGTTCCTGTTCTTCCCGGCGGCGCGCGCGGCGGAGGTGCTCCCGGTGTACCGGGATCTGCTGGAGTCCGCGCCCGACGAGATGGGCGGCGGCTTCATCTGCCTCACGGGCCCGCCCGAGGACTTCATGCCCGGGCACCTGGTGGGGCGGGCCGTGGCCCTGGCGCTGGTGACCTATGCCGGTACGGAGCCGGAGCTGCGCAAGGCCGCGGCGCCGCTGCTCGGTCTCGGCCATGAGGCCGAGGTCCTGATGGAGCTTCCGTACGCCGAGCTCCAGTGCATGATCGACGACCCGCCCGGCCTGCGGAACTACTGGTCGGCGGAGTATCTGCGGGCCCTGCCCGACCCGGCGGTGGACGTCTTCTGCGCCCGCACCGACAGCATGATCGTGCCGTCCAACTCCCAGCACATCCTCTTCCCGATGGGCGGGGCGCTCGGCCGCGGCGACCCGGGCTGGCCGCTGCCGTGGCGCACCGCGGCCTGGGTCCTCCATCCCTTCGGCATCTGGGAGGACCCGGCGGACGACGAGCGCGGCCGGCAGTGGGTCCGTGACGCCCGGGCCGATGTCATGCCCTGGTCCGTCGGGCAGGTGTACCTGAACTTCATCGGCGACGAGGGCCGGGACCGTGTGGTGGCCGGATTCGGCGCCGAGAACTACCGGCGGCTCGCCGCCGTCAAGGCCGCTTACGACCCCGACAACGTGTTCCGGCGGAACCACAACATCAAGCCGGGCTGA
- a CDS encoding glycoside hydrolase family 15 protein, which translates to MAGRIEDYALIGDMQTAALVCRDGTVDWLCLPRFDSHAVFAGLLGTEEHGFWRLGPAYPADAEPPTASRRRYRGDSLILESEWDTPRGTVRVTDFMPPRDGAPQLIRIVEGVSGRVPMRSALRMRFSYGRVVPWVHKVDNRTVAVAGPDSVWLDTSADTYGQDLTTYSDFTVSPGDRLAFTISWQPSHHQPPALPDPEGSLEATEEFWREWVEHCTYHGPYRESVVRSLITLKALTYAPTGGIVAAPTTSLPEEIGGVRNWDYRYTWLRDAAITLSSLLRTGYREEARAWREWLLRAVAGDPENLQIMYGIAGERELGEAELDWLPGYEGSAPVRVGNGAANQLQLDVYGEVTEALHLAHMTGLSRNDYASVLQLRLIRYLEDHWDQPDEGIWEVRGPRRHFVHSKVMAWVAVDRTIKLIESGDADGPLDRWRELRDEIHRDVCEKGYDKERNTFTQSYGSKELDASLLLIPQMGFLPPDDKRVIGTIEAIQRELSTPDGFVLRYPTAGDEAGVDGLEGDEGAFLACSFWLADDLAMIGRVDEARRLFEKLLSLRNDLGLLAEEWDPRLQRQVGNFPQAFSHVPLIDTALRLTASGAYGG; encoded by the coding sequence GTGGCCGGGCGCATCGAGGACTACGCACTCATCGGAGACATGCAGACCGCTGCCCTGGTCTGCCGGGACGGCACAGTCGACTGGCTGTGCCTTCCCCGCTTCGACTCGCATGCCGTCTTCGCAGGTCTTCTCGGCACCGAGGAGCACGGATTCTGGCGTCTCGGGCCGGCGTACCCGGCCGACGCGGAGCCGCCGACGGCCAGCCGCCGCCGGTACCGGGGCGACTCGCTGATCCTGGAATCGGAGTGGGACACGCCACGCGGCACGGTCCGCGTAACGGATTTCATGCCGCCCCGTGACGGCGCGCCCCAGCTGATCCGGATCGTGGAAGGCGTCAGCGGTCGGGTGCCCATGCGGTCGGCCCTGCGGATGCGGTTCAGCTACGGCCGGGTCGTGCCCTGGGTGCACAAGGTCGACAACCGCACGGTCGCCGTCGCGGGCCCCGACTCGGTGTGGCTGGACACCTCCGCCGACACCTACGGCCAGGACCTGACCACCTACTCCGACTTCACGGTCTCCCCCGGTGACCGGCTCGCCTTCACCATCAGCTGGCAGCCGTCCCACCACCAGCCGCCCGCGCTGCCCGACCCCGAGGGGTCGCTGGAGGCCACCGAGGAGTTCTGGCGCGAGTGGGTCGAGCACTGTACGTACCACGGGCCCTACCGTGAGTCGGTGGTCCGCTCGCTGATCACTCTGAAGGCCCTCACGTACGCCCCCACCGGCGGCATCGTCGCCGCGCCCACCACCTCGCTGCCCGAGGAGATCGGCGGCGTACGGAACTGGGACTACCGCTACACCTGGCTGCGCGACGCCGCCATCACCCTCTCCTCGCTGCTGCGCACCGGCTACCGCGAGGAGGCCCGGGCCTGGCGCGAGTGGCTGCTGCGCGCCGTCGCCGGCGACCCGGAGAACCTGCAGATCATGTACGGCATCGCCGGCGAGCGGGAGCTCGGTGAGGCGGAGCTGGACTGGCTGCCCGGCTACGAGGGCTCCGCGCCGGTCCGGGTCGGCAACGGCGCCGCGAACCAGCTCCAGCTGGACGTCTACGGCGAGGTCACCGAGGCCCTGCACCTGGCCCATATGACGGGCCTGTCGCGCAACGACTACGCCTCGGTGCTCCAGCTGAGGCTGATCCGGTACCTGGAGGACCACTGGGACCAGCCCGACGAGGGCATCTGGGAGGTCCGCGGTCCGCGCCGGCACTTCGTGCACTCCAAGGTGATGGCGTGGGTCGCCGTCGACCGCACGATCAAGCTCATCGAGTCCGGCGACGCGGACGGCCCGCTGGACCGCTGGCGCGAGCTGCGCGACGAGATCCACCGCGACGTGTGCGAGAAGGGCTACGACAAGGAGCGCAACACCTTCACGCAGTCCTACGGCTCCAAGGAGCTCGACGCCTCGCTGCTGCTCATCCCCCAGATGGGCTTCCTGCCGCCGGACGACAAGCGCGTCATCGGCACCATCGAGGCGATCCAGCGGGAGCTGTCCACGCCGGACGGCTTCGTGCTGCGCTATCCGACGGCGGGCGACGAGGCCGGCGTCGACGGGCTCGAGGGCGACGAGGGAGCGTTCCTCGCCTGCTCGTTCTGGCTCGCGGACGACCTGGCGATGATCGGCCGCGTCGACGAGGCACGCCGGCTGTTCGAGAAGCTGCTGTCGCTGCGGAACGACCTCGGGCTGCTCGCCGAGGAGTGGGACCCCCGGCTCCAGCGCCAGGTGGGCAACTTCCCGCAGGCGTTCAGCCATGTCCCCCTGATCGACACCGCGCTGCGGCTCACCGCGTCCGGCGCGTACGGCGGCTGA
- a CDS encoding glycosyltransferase family 4 protein gives MTQLRTVQVLGGGSAGSSAHVRSLAGGLVARGVGVTVCAPAPLEHEYDFLGAGAHFVPVPRRGDPATVGALRAVCAGADVVHAHGLDAAVRTALAISGQGVPLVVTWHTRTRAAGARGRVSRMLERRVVRAAAVVLGTSSELVDRARSRGARDARLAPVAVPPPGPDRPESKARAELGAVERPLLTAVGRLEPGRGHSTLLDASHRWLGLDPVPLVAIAGEGRDRAALQRRIDREGLPVRLLGRRDDVSELLAVSDLALLPSSWEARSLLAQEALRLGVPLVATQVGGTPELVGNAAELVPYGDAVALAAAVSRLLADPERRRRLATAGRVQAATWPTEDETVAQVLSIYDELTQPPRPRRA, from the coding sequence GTGACACAGCTGCGTACGGTCCAGGTACTGGGCGGCGGCAGCGCGGGCAGCAGCGCTCACGTCAGGTCACTGGCCGGGGGCCTGGTGGCGCGGGGAGTGGGGGTGACCGTGTGCGCGCCCGCACCCCTGGAACACGAATACGACTTCCTCGGCGCCGGGGCGCACTTCGTGCCCGTGCCGCGCCGCGGCGACCCGGCGACGGTCGGGGCGCTCCGGGCGGTGTGCGCGGGAGCGGACGTCGTCCACGCGCACGGGCTCGACGCCGCGGTGCGGACGGCCCTGGCGATCAGCGGGCAGGGCGTGCCGCTGGTGGTCACCTGGCACACCCGGACCCGGGCGGCGGGCGCGCGTGGCAGGGTGTCGCGGATGCTGGAGCGACGGGTGGTGAGGGCCGCGGCGGTGGTCCTCGGTACGTCGTCCGAGCTGGTGGACCGGGCCAGGAGCCGGGGCGCGCGCGACGCGCGTCTCGCCCCGGTCGCCGTACCGCCCCCCGGCCCGGACCGGCCCGAGAGCAAGGCGCGGGCCGAACTCGGCGCGGTCGAGCGGCCGTTGCTGACGGCCGTCGGCAGGCTCGAACCAGGTCGAGGCCACAGCACCCTGCTCGACGCGTCCCACCGGTGGCTCGGGCTGGACCCGGTGCCGCTGGTCGCCATCGCGGGGGAGGGGCGGGATCGCGCCGCGCTGCAGCGGCGCATCGACAGGGAGGGCCTGCCGGTACGTCTCCTCGGCCGCCGTGACGACGTCAGCGAGCTGCTGGCGGTGTCGGACCTGGCGCTGCTCCCGAGCAGTTGGGAGGCCCGCTCGCTCCTCGCCCAGGAGGCGCTCCGACTGGGCGTCCCGCTCGTCGCGACGCAGGTCGGCGGCACGCCCGAACTGGTGGGCAACGCCGCCGAACTCGTGCCGTACGGCGATGCCGTGGCCCTCGCGGCCGCCGTCAGCCGGCTGCTGGCGGACCCCGAGCGCCGCCGCCGGCTCGCGACGGCGGGCCGTGTCCAGGCGGCGACCTGGCCGACGGAGGACGAGACCGTCGCCCAGGTGCTGAGCATCTACGACGAACTCACGCAGCCGCCGCGCCCGCGCCGGGCCTGA